One Salarias fasciatus chromosome 9, fSalaFa1.1, whole genome shotgun sequence DNA segment encodes these proteins:
- the LOC115394207 gene encoding rho GTPase-activating protein 29-like isoform X1 — translation MLAAMLRQSTGGGSGSGGGGSSSSGGGGPKLSLGISRLSNPSLGPAKISKSSSLSPDSPDATASDPNYIMQLVSDVRKFADVLLQLKEVFNSKEHQDCLHQAVHERLGELLRVLKAIINKHQSLNSVDILSTAGTVIATVKGVNFKEVNEENKQKLFGEIYTAIDTLAFTFGNVVSDFLMGDVENGSVLGLPLTKRTRSFENLSVESGGSGPEKDDPPGPSPPVRLEEVDRTLQRQDGGVESALLYAKAWSKYTKELLAWVEKRLSTDVECAKSFAKMAETAKTLASQQEFMPFREIYMTAFKNDIEYSQLVLHTAAVLQSNKFMQPLLARKNELDKLRKEVKEQWQRELKKMHEADSALKKARLLQTQRQEEYEKAKVSTSRLEEEQAGGGGGGPAAAKLEKRRRLEEEALQKAEEAREHCKACQVDVGVKRVDLVNTKSEIITQIREMVSQCDLTLKAVTVNWFQLQQAQVVSLPVNNQSLCENAKQYEPGQRYIDFVRNLPADAPRLESHSFDSAVTPNAGMPFNKRSLTGSHSSHSNLSQASVTSELLGGDEVDAPLGAQHAKIAERRSNGSSDIQALRNQALFRPWASATQGGGMCSDSESAGGSSESRSMDSPTASPGDFKRRLPRTPSTGTMSSADDLDEREPPSPSDNGLSEMIIETASSPGPFRNTQMSKAALTHKLRKLRAPSKCRECDSLVVFHGAECEECSLACHKKCLETLAIQCGHKKLQGRLHLFGIEFTQAARNSQDGVPFIIRKCTSEIENRALNIKGIYRVNGAKSRVEKLCQAFENGKDLVELSDLYPHDISNVLKLYLRQLPEPLVLFRYYNDFIGLAKESQSIIVEELEALRLSPAPVAPAQVSVELNRVLFKIKDLLKHLPPAHYKTLQFLIEHLHRVTERSEENKMTASNLGIIFGPTLIKPRQTDAEVSLSSLVDYPYQALIVELLIRHYEMVFDTPLSPLSGASPTEAGSRLSQQEKEQRLSRHSKSLGDIKEQSSKSYKRHSSIIPSSHLLAEVHETMPALDGSDFEPGDEVDSGNFNGVPSSVSEMPKPVSRVQLRRPRTKLSSRPASLPADRLSGRGQADENRAPSSPGRDDGKGGGCDQTIEEADEGESPKSRAATHYRSTFIDTQTLRRTWDKQYKHDVSRSVRTVASSPADGPAGEADGPPASVESTLSLGTRGGLGSLYPGRPYTVAVRPSRTLRREDNVSKYGTVAAAFRAPRTLQPPPGTFYKPPSGSKAKALQSCASANSAEDEDEDEEEDEDEEEEEELGIEIEVSVDEPLEDLEAEPQSPSSSPEELGQNQAKPVYQRLRSRRLQEVEHREAHFV, via the exons ATGCTTGCCGCCATGCTGCGCCAGAGTACTGGCGGAGGATCGGGAAGCGGTGgaggtggcagcagcagcagtggtggtggaggaCCCAAACTCTCTCTGGGTATTTCCAGACTGTCCAACCCAAGCTTGGGCCCCGCCAAGATCTCCAAGAGCAGCTCGTTGAGCCCAGACAGCCCAGACGCCACGGCGTCGGACCCAAACTACATCATGCAGCTGGTCAGCGACGTGCGCAAGTTTGCCGATGTGCTTCTGCAGCTCAAAGAAGTGTTCAACTCCAAAG AGCACCAGGACTGCCTCCACCAGGCCGTCCACGAGCGACtcggcgagctgctgcgagtcCTGAAGGCCATCATCAACAAGCACCAGAGCCTCAACTCGGTGGACATCCTCAGCACGGCCGGAACGGTCATCGCCACGGTCAAAG GAGTGAACTTTAAGGAGGTGAACGAAGAGAACAAGCAGAAGCTTTTCGGCGAGATCTACACGGCTATCGACACATTGGCGTTCACTTTTGGCAATGT AGTGTCTGACTTCCTTATGGGAGATGTAGAGAATGGATCCGTGTTGGGGCTCCCCCTGACTAAGAGAACCAGG tcttttgagAATCTCTCTGTGGAATCTGGAGGATCCGGTCCTGAGAAAGATGATCCACCAG GGCCGTCGCCGCCGGtccggctggaggaggtggacaggACGCTGCAGCGGCAGGACGGCGGCGTGGAGTCGGCGCTGCTCTACGCCAAGGCCTGGTCCAAGTACACCAAAGAGCTGCTGGCGTGGGTGGAGAAGCGTCTCAGCACAG atgttGAATGTGCAAAGAGTTTCGCCAAAATGGCCGAAACAGCCAAGACGCTGGCAAGTCAACAG GAATTCATGCCTTTCCGGGAGATCTACATGACGGCTTTCAAAAATGACATTGAATACAGCCAGCTGGTCCTCCACACCGCCGCCGTGCTGCAGAGCAACAAATTCATGCAG cctcTCCTGGCGAGAAAGAACGAGCTGGACAAACTACGAAAAGAGGTCAAGGAGCAATGGCAGAGGGAGCTGAAGAAAATG CACGAGGCAGACAGCGCCCTGAAGAAGGCCCGGCTGCTTCAGACCCAGCGGCAGGAGGAGTACGAGAAGGCCAAGGTGTCCACCAGccgcctggaggaggagcaggccggcggaggaggaggagggccggcAGCCGCCAAGCTGGAGAAGAGacggcggctggaggaggaggcgctgcagaaG GCGGAGGAGGCCAGGGAGCACTGCAAGGCCTGTCAGGTGGACGTCGGCGTGAAGAGGGTGGATCTGGTCAACACCAAGAGCGAGATCATCACCCAGATTCGGGAAATGGTCTCCCAGTGCGACCTCACCCTCAAAGCT GTGACGGTCAACTggtttcagctgcagcaggcccaGGTCGTGTCGCTGCCCGTCAACAACCAGAGCCTGTGTGAGAACGCCAAGCAGTACGAGCCGGGCCAGCGCTACATCGACTTCGTCAGGAACCTGCCCGCCGACGCGCCGCGCCTGGAGTCGCACTCCTTCGACTCGGCCGTCACGCCGAATGCAGG GATGCCTTTCAACAAGCGCTCCCTCACCGGCAGCCACTCCTCCCACAGTAACTTGTCCCAGGCGTCCGTCACCTCGGAGCTGCTGGGCGGGGACGAGGTGGACGCCCCGCTCGGCGCCCAGCACGCCAAGATCGCAGAGCGACGCTCCAACGGCAGCTCCGACATCCAAG CTCTGCGGAACCAGGCCCTGTTTCGTCCCTGGGCCTCGGCTACTCAGGGCGGCGGCATGTGCAGCGACTCGGAGAGCGCCGGAGGGAGCAGCGAGTCCCGGTCCATGGACTCTCCCACCGCAAGCCCCG GAGACTTCAAAAGGAGATTACCCAGAACCCCCTCCACCGGCACCATGTCGTCTGCGGACGACCTGGACGAGCGAGAGCCTCCCTCGCCTTCTGACAACG GTTTGAGCGAGATGATCATCGAGACGGCCAGTTCTCCGGGGCCTTTCAGGAACACCCAGATGTCCAAAGCGGCGCTGACCCACAAGCTGAGGAAGCTCCGAGCGCCTTCCAAGTGCCGTGAATGCGACAGCCTGGTGGTGTTTCACGGCGCTGAGTGTGAAGAG tgcTCGCTGGCCTGTCATAAGAAGTGCCTGGAAACTCTGGCTATCCAGTGTGGCCATAAAAAGCTCCAGGGGAGGCTTCATCTGTTCGGCATCGAGTTCACTCAGGCGGCCAGGAACAGCCAGGACGGCGTCCCCTTCATCATACGCAAGTGCACGTCCGAGATCGAGAACCGAGCGCTCAACATCAAG GGAATCTACCGCGTCAACGGCGCCAAATCCCGAGTGGAGAAGCTGTGCCAAGCTTTTGAGAACGGCAAAGACCTGGTGGAGCTTTCCGATCTTTATCCCCACGACATTAGCAACGTGCTCAAACTCTACCTGAGACAG CTTCCAGAGCCGCTCGTCCTGTTCCGCTACTATAATGACTTTATCGGTTTGGCCAAAGAGAGCCAGAGCATCAtagtggaggagctggaggcgcTGCGGCTCAGCCCCGCCCCCGTGGCTCCGGCTCAGGTCAGCGTGGAGCTCAACCGGGTCCTGTTCAAGATCAAGGACCTGCTGAAACACCTGCCTCCGGCGCACTACAAGACGCTGCAGTTCCTCATAGAGCACCTTCACCG GGTGACGGAGCGATCGGAGGAGAACAAGATGACCGCCAGCAACCTGGGCATCATCTTCGGGCCGACGCTGATCAAGCCGAGGCAGACGGACGCCGAGGTGTCCCTGTCGTCTCTGGTGGATTACCCCTACCAGGCGCTGATCGTGGAGCTCCTGATCAGGCACTACGAGATGGTGTTCGACACGCCGCTCAGCCCCCTCAGCGGCGCCTCCCCCACGGAGGCCGGGTCCCGCCTGAGCcagcaggagaaggagcagcGGCTGAGCCGGCACTCCAAGTCGCTGGGGGACATCAAGGAG CAGAGCTCCAAGTCGTACAAGAGACATTCCTCCATCATCCCTTCTTCGCACCTGCTGGCCGAGGTTCACGAGACGATGCCCGCCCTCGACGGGAGCGACTTTGAACCCG GAGATGAAGTCGACTCTGGGAATTTCAACGGGGTTCCGTCGAGTGTGTCCGAGATGCCAAAGCCGGTGAGCAGGGTTCAGCTCCGGCGCCCGCGCACCAAGCTGTCCTCCCGCCCGGCCAGCCTGCCGGCGGACAGGCTGAGCGGCCGAGGCCAGGCGGACGAGAACCGGGCGCCCAGCAGCCCCGGCCGGGACGACGGGAAAGGCGGCGGCTGCGACCAGACCATCGAGGAGGCGGACGAAGGCGAAAGCCCCAAGTCGCGAGCGGCCACGCATTACCGGAGTACGTTCATCGACACGCAGACGCTACGCAGGACTTGGGATAAACAGTACAAGCACGACGTTTCCAGAAGCGTCAGGACCGTGGCCAGCTCGCCGGCGGACGGCCCGGCGGGGGAGGCGGACGGCCCGCCGGCCTCCGTGGAGTCCACCCTCTCCCTGGGGACCAGAGGCGGCCTCGGCAGCCTGTACCCCGGCAGGCCCTACACCGTCGCCGTGCGGCCCAGCAGGACTTTAAGGAGGGAGGACAACGTGTCCAAGTACGGCACCGTAGCAGCTGCGTTCAGGGCCCCCCGgaccctccagccccccccagGAACCTTCTACAAGCCCCCGTCGGGGAGCAAGGCCAAAGCGCTGCAGAGCTGCGCCTCGGCGaacagcgccgaggacgaggacgaagacgaggaggaggacgaggacgaggaggaggaggaggagctgggcaTCGAGATCGAGGTGTCCGTGGACGAGcctctggaggacctggaggcggagcctcaGTCCCCCAGCTCCAGCCCCGAGGAGCTGGGCCAGAACCAGGCCAAACCGGTTTACCAGAGACTCCGGTCCCGGCGGCTGCAGGAGGTCGAGCACAGAGAGGCTCACTTCGtgtaa
- the LOC115394207 gene encoding rho GTPase-activating protein 29-like isoform X2 — MLAAMLRQSTGGGSGSGGGGSSSSGGGGPKLSLGISRLSNPSLGPAKISKSSSLSPDSPDATASDPNYIMQLVSDVRKFADVLLQLKEVFNSKEHQDCLHQAVHERLGELLRVLKAIINKHQSLNSVDILSTAGTVIATVKGVNFKEVNEENKQKLFGEIYTAIDTLAFTFGNVVSDFLMGDVENGSVLGLPLTKRTRSFENLSVESGGSGPEKDDPPGPSPPVRLEEVDRTLQRQDGGVESALLYAKAWSKYTKELLAWVEKRLSTDVECAKSFAKMAETAKTLASQQEFMPFREIYMTAFKNDIEYSQLVLHTAAVLQSNKFMQPLLARKNELDKLRKEVKEQWQRELKKMHEADSALKKARLLQTQRQEEYEKAKVSTSRLEEEQAGGGGGGPAAAKLEKRRRLEEEALQKAEEAREHCKACQVDVGVKRVDLVNTKSEIITQIREMVSQCDLTLKAVTVNWFQLQQAQVVSLPVNNQSLCENAKQYEPGQRYIDFVRNLPADAPRLESHSFDSAVTPNAGMPFNKRSLTGSHSSHSNLSQASVTSELLGGDEVDAPLGAQHAKIAERRSNGSSDIQALRNQALFRPWASATQGGGMCSDSESAGGSSESRSMDSPTASPGDFKRRLPRTPSTGTMSSADDLDEREPPSPSDNGLSEMIIETASSPGPFRNTQMSKAALTHKLRKLRAPSKCRECDSLVVFHGAECEECSLACHKKCLETLAIQCGHKKLQGRLHLFGIEFTQAARNSQDGVPFIIRKCTSEIENRALNIKGIYRVNGAKSRVEKLCQAFENGKDLVELSDLYPHDISNVLKLYLRQLPEPLVLFRYYNDFIGLAKESQSIIVEELEALRLSPAPVAPAQVSVELNRVLFKIKDLLKHLPPAHYKTLQFLIEHLHRVTERSEENKMTASNLGIIFGPTLIKPRQTDAEVSLSSLVDYPYQALIVELLIRHYEMVFDTPLSPLSGASPTEAGSRLSQQEKEQRLSRHSKSLGDIKESSKSYKRHSSIIPSSHLLAEVHETMPALDGSDFEPGDEVDSGNFNGVPSSVSEMPKPVSRVQLRRPRTKLSSRPASLPADRLSGRGQADENRAPSSPGRDDGKGGGCDQTIEEADEGESPKSRAATHYRSTFIDTQTLRRTWDKQYKHDVSRSVRTVASSPADGPAGEADGPPASVESTLSLGTRGGLGSLYPGRPYTVAVRPSRTLRREDNVSKYGTVAAAFRAPRTLQPPPGTFYKPPSGSKAKALQSCASANSAEDEDEDEEEDEDEEEEEELGIEIEVSVDEPLEDLEAEPQSPSSSPEELGQNQAKPVYQRLRSRRLQEVEHREAHFV; from the exons ATGCTTGCCGCCATGCTGCGCCAGAGTACTGGCGGAGGATCGGGAAGCGGTGgaggtggcagcagcagcagtggtggtggaggaCCCAAACTCTCTCTGGGTATTTCCAGACTGTCCAACCCAAGCTTGGGCCCCGCCAAGATCTCCAAGAGCAGCTCGTTGAGCCCAGACAGCCCAGACGCCACGGCGTCGGACCCAAACTACATCATGCAGCTGGTCAGCGACGTGCGCAAGTTTGCCGATGTGCTTCTGCAGCTCAAAGAAGTGTTCAACTCCAAAG AGCACCAGGACTGCCTCCACCAGGCCGTCCACGAGCGACtcggcgagctgctgcgagtcCTGAAGGCCATCATCAACAAGCACCAGAGCCTCAACTCGGTGGACATCCTCAGCACGGCCGGAACGGTCATCGCCACGGTCAAAG GAGTGAACTTTAAGGAGGTGAACGAAGAGAACAAGCAGAAGCTTTTCGGCGAGATCTACACGGCTATCGACACATTGGCGTTCACTTTTGGCAATGT AGTGTCTGACTTCCTTATGGGAGATGTAGAGAATGGATCCGTGTTGGGGCTCCCCCTGACTAAGAGAACCAGG tcttttgagAATCTCTCTGTGGAATCTGGAGGATCCGGTCCTGAGAAAGATGATCCACCAG GGCCGTCGCCGCCGGtccggctggaggaggtggacaggACGCTGCAGCGGCAGGACGGCGGCGTGGAGTCGGCGCTGCTCTACGCCAAGGCCTGGTCCAAGTACACCAAAGAGCTGCTGGCGTGGGTGGAGAAGCGTCTCAGCACAG atgttGAATGTGCAAAGAGTTTCGCCAAAATGGCCGAAACAGCCAAGACGCTGGCAAGTCAACAG GAATTCATGCCTTTCCGGGAGATCTACATGACGGCTTTCAAAAATGACATTGAATACAGCCAGCTGGTCCTCCACACCGCCGCCGTGCTGCAGAGCAACAAATTCATGCAG cctcTCCTGGCGAGAAAGAACGAGCTGGACAAACTACGAAAAGAGGTCAAGGAGCAATGGCAGAGGGAGCTGAAGAAAATG CACGAGGCAGACAGCGCCCTGAAGAAGGCCCGGCTGCTTCAGACCCAGCGGCAGGAGGAGTACGAGAAGGCCAAGGTGTCCACCAGccgcctggaggaggagcaggccggcggaggaggaggagggccggcAGCCGCCAAGCTGGAGAAGAGacggcggctggaggaggaggcgctgcagaaG GCGGAGGAGGCCAGGGAGCACTGCAAGGCCTGTCAGGTGGACGTCGGCGTGAAGAGGGTGGATCTGGTCAACACCAAGAGCGAGATCATCACCCAGATTCGGGAAATGGTCTCCCAGTGCGACCTCACCCTCAAAGCT GTGACGGTCAACTggtttcagctgcagcaggcccaGGTCGTGTCGCTGCCCGTCAACAACCAGAGCCTGTGTGAGAACGCCAAGCAGTACGAGCCGGGCCAGCGCTACATCGACTTCGTCAGGAACCTGCCCGCCGACGCGCCGCGCCTGGAGTCGCACTCCTTCGACTCGGCCGTCACGCCGAATGCAGG GATGCCTTTCAACAAGCGCTCCCTCACCGGCAGCCACTCCTCCCACAGTAACTTGTCCCAGGCGTCCGTCACCTCGGAGCTGCTGGGCGGGGACGAGGTGGACGCCCCGCTCGGCGCCCAGCACGCCAAGATCGCAGAGCGACGCTCCAACGGCAGCTCCGACATCCAAG CTCTGCGGAACCAGGCCCTGTTTCGTCCCTGGGCCTCGGCTACTCAGGGCGGCGGCATGTGCAGCGACTCGGAGAGCGCCGGAGGGAGCAGCGAGTCCCGGTCCATGGACTCTCCCACCGCAAGCCCCG GAGACTTCAAAAGGAGATTACCCAGAACCCCCTCCACCGGCACCATGTCGTCTGCGGACGACCTGGACGAGCGAGAGCCTCCCTCGCCTTCTGACAACG GTTTGAGCGAGATGATCATCGAGACGGCCAGTTCTCCGGGGCCTTTCAGGAACACCCAGATGTCCAAAGCGGCGCTGACCCACAAGCTGAGGAAGCTCCGAGCGCCTTCCAAGTGCCGTGAATGCGACAGCCTGGTGGTGTTTCACGGCGCTGAGTGTGAAGAG tgcTCGCTGGCCTGTCATAAGAAGTGCCTGGAAACTCTGGCTATCCAGTGTGGCCATAAAAAGCTCCAGGGGAGGCTTCATCTGTTCGGCATCGAGTTCACTCAGGCGGCCAGGAACAGCCAGGACGGCGTCCCCTTCATCATACGCAAGTGCACGTCCGAGATCGAGAACCGAGCGCTCAACATCAAG GGAATCTACCGCGTCAACGGCGCCAAATCCCGAGTGGAGAAGCTGTGCCAAGCTTTTGAGAACGGCAAAGACCTGGTGGAGCTTTCCGATCTTTATCCCCACGACATTAGCAACGTGCTCAAACTCTACCTGAGACAG CTTCCAGAGCCGCTCGTCCTGTTCCGCTACTATAATGACTTTATCGGTTTGGCCAAAGAGAGCCAGAGCATCAtagtggaggagctggaggcgcTGCGGCTCAGCCCCGCCCCCGTGGCTCCGGCTCAGGTCAGCGTGGAGCTCAACCGGGTCCTGTTCAAGATCAAGGACCTGCTGAAACACCTGCCTCCGGCGCACTACAAGACGCTGCAGTTCCTCATAGAGCACCTTCACCG GGTGACGGAGCGATCGGAGGAGAACAAGATGACCGCCAGCAACCTGGGCATCATCTTCGGGCCGACGCTGATCAAGCCGAGGCAGACGGACGCCGAGGTGTCCCTGTCGTCTCTGGTGGATTACCCCTACCAGGCGCTGATCGTGGAGCTCCTGATCAGGCACTACGAGATGGTGTTCGACACGCCGCTCAGCCCCCTCAGCGGCGCCTCCCCCACGGAGGCCGGGTCCCGCCTGAGCcagcaggagaaggagcagcGGCTGAGCCGGCACTCCAAGTCGCTGGGGGACATCAAGGAG AGCTCCAAGTCGTACAAGAGACATTCCTCCATCATCCCTTCTTCGCACCTGCTGGCCGAGGTTCACGAGACGATGCCCGCCCTCGACGGGAGCGACTTTGAACCCG GAGATGAAGTCGACTCTGGGAATTTCAACGGGGTTCCGTCGAGTGTGTCCGAGATGCCAAAGCCGGTGAGCAGGGTTCAGCTCCGGCGCCCGCGCACCAAGCTGTCCTCCCGCCCGGCCAGCCTGCCGGCGGACAGGCTGAGCGGCCGAGGCCAGGCGGACGAGAACCGGGCGCCCAGCAGCCCCGGCCGGGACGACGGGAAAGGCGGCGGCTGCGACCAGACCATCGAGGAGGCGGACGAAGGCGAAAGCCCCAAGTCGCGAGCGGCCACGCATTACCGGAGTACGTTCATCGACACGCAGACGCTACGCAGGACTTGGGATAAACAGTACAAGCACGACGTTTCCAGAAGCGTCAGGACCGTGGCCAGCTCGCCGGCGGACGGCCCGGCGGGGGAGGCGGACGGCCCGCCGGCCTCCGTGGAGTCCACCCTCTCCCTGGGGACCAGAGGCGGCCTCGGCAGCCTGTACCCCGGCAGGCCCTACACCGTCGCCGTGCGGCCCAGCAGGACTTTAAGGAGGGAGGACAACGTGTCCAAGTACGGCACCGTAGCAGCTGCGTTCAGGGCCCCCCGgaccctccagccccccccagGAACCTTCTACAAGCCCCCGTCGGGGAGCAAGGCCAAAGCGCTGCAGAGCTGCGCCTCGGCGaacagcgccgaggacgaggacgaagacgaggaggaggacgaggacgaggaggaggaggaggagctgggcaTCGAGATCGAGGTGTCCGTGGACGAGcctctggaggacctggaggcggagcctcaGTCCCCCAGCTCCAGCCCCGAGGAGCTGGGCCAGAACCAGGCCAAACCGGTTTACCAGAGACTCCGGTCCCGGCGGCTGCAGGAGGTCGAGCACAGAGAGGCTCACTTCGtgtaa